One window of the Janthinobacterium sp. PAMC25594 genome contains the following:
- the bioA gene encoding adenosylmethionine--8-amino-7-oxononanoate transaminase: protein MKAEKQSDWVERSLRSVWHPCTQMQHHASANDAVPLIPVSHGRGAWLYDHEGRRYLDAISSWWVNLFGHANPRINAELKDQLDRLEHAMLAGFTHAPVVELSENLSALTGGVLGHSFYASDGASAVEIALKMSFHAWRNSGKSEKQEFVCLQGSYHGETIGALAVTDVALFKDAYGPLLRASTTVMSPDFRQAAEGESAEDVARRAAADVERLFQEKSDKIAAIIIEPLVQCATGMAMHDPLYLSLVRALCDRYQVHLILDEIAVGCGRTGTFFACEQAGIWPDFVCLSKGISGGYLPLSLVMTREDIYQAFYSTDVRRGFLHSHSYTGNPLACRAALATLSIFEEDDVLVANRERAAKITRALAPLAQHERVKHFRQRGMIWAFDAVDAAPDFSRRFFSTALEHELLMRPIGSTVYLMPPYILDDAEIAGLGQQTLAVFNKVIGA from the coding sequence TTGAAAGCAGAAAAACAATCGGACTGGGTCGAACGCAGTCTGCGCAGCGTGTGGCACCCTTGCACACAGATGCAGCATCACGCATCGGCTAACGACGCTGTACCGCTCATCCCCGTCAGCCATGGCCGCGGCGCCTGGCTGTATGACCACGAAGGACGACGCTACCTGGACGCCATCAGCTCCTGGTGGGTGAACCTGTTCGGCCACGCCAATCCGCGCATCAATGCGGAACTCAAGGACCAACTGGACCGGCTGGAACACGCGATGCTGGCCGGTTTCACGCATGCACCAGTGGTCGAACTGTCGGAAAACCTGTCGGCATTGACCGGCGGCGTGCTCGGTCACAGCTTTTACGCGTCCGACGGCGCGTCGGCCGTGGAAATCGCCCTGAAAATGAGTTTTCACGCATGGCGCAACAGCGGCAAGAGTGAAAAACAGGAATTCGTCTGTTTACAAGGCAGCTACCACGGCGAGACCATCGGCGCGCTGGCCGTCACCGACGTCGCGCTGTTCAAGGATGCCTATGGCCCCCTGCTGCGCGCATCAACGACGGTGATGTCGCCCGACTTCCGCCAGGCCGCCGAGGGCGAATCCGCCGAAGACGTGGCGCGCCGCGCGGCGGCCGACGTGGAACGGCTGTTCCAGGAAAAGTCGGACAAGATCGCCGCCATCATCATCGAGCCGCTGGTGCAATGCGCCACCGGCATGGCCATGCACGACCCGCTGTACCTGTCGCTGGTGCGCGCCCTGTGCGACCGCTATCAAGTCCATCTGATCCTCGACGAAATCGCCGTCGGCTGCGGGCGCACGGGCACCTTCTTTGCGTGCGAACAGGCCGGCATCTGGCCCGACTTCGTCTGTCTGTCGAAAGGCATCAGCGGCGGCTATTTGCCCCTGTCCCTCGTGATGACGCGCGAAGACATCTATCAAGCGTTCTACAGCACCGACGTGCGCCGCGGCTTTTTGCATTCGCACTCGTACACGGGCAACCCGCTGGCGTGCCGCGCGGCGCTGGCGACCCTGTCGATCTTCGAGGAAGACGATGTGCTGGTGGCCAACCGCGAACGCGCCGCCAAAATCACGCGCGCCCTGGCGCCGCTGGCGCAGCACGAGCGCGTAAAACACTTCCGCCAGCGGGGCATGATCTGGGCGTTTGACGCCGTCGATGCGGCGCCCGATTTTTCGCGCCGCTTCTTCAGCACGGCGCTGGAACACGAACTGTTGATGCGCCCCATCGGTTCGACCGTCTACCTGATGCCGCCGTACATCCTCGACGACGCCGAAATCGCGGGCCTGGGCCAGCAGACCTTGGCAGTCTTCAACAAAGTGATCGGAGCCTGA
- a CDS encoding acetyl/propionyl/methylcrotonyl-CoA carboxylase subunit alpha, translating into MFTKILIANRGEIACRVAATARRMGIQTVAVYSEADANAKHVAVCDEAVLIGPAPAKESYLCGDKIIAVALATGAQAIHPGYGFLSENADFADACHAAGLVFIGPPASAMRAMGSKSAAKSLMEKANVPLVPGYHGEEQDADFLHGQADKIGYPVLLKASAGGGGKGMRVIENSADFKAALASCKREAISSFGDDKVLAEKYLSRPRHIEIQVFADMLGNCIYLFERDCSVQRRHQKVLEEAPAPGMPAERRAAMGEAAVAAAKAVGYVGAGTVEFIANQDGSFYFMEMNTRLQVEHPVTEMITGTDLVEWQLRVAFGEPLPKKQSELTIHGHAIEARIYAENPEKGFLPSIGTLRHMQSPSAVTFELGGTLVPASVRIDSGVREGDAISPFYDPMIAKLIVWGADRREALARMAQALSEYQIVGLASNIAFLKRLVEGQAFSSADLDTGLIERNQASLFPALQAAPDTALALASVALLTQEKAASEAQSSNPADPWGNALGWRLNSTLGRSLAFADEFALAGDSKAYAARIAYKTDGWLFNGQPLTLTAHRGNELHIKLGERAVHGTVLRDGEQFHVFTSGLHYTLHYSDPMAHAGEVEAEGGRLTAPMPGKVVAVLVNKGQDVKKGEPLVIMEAMKMEHTIAAPHDGLVEDVLYAVGDQVADGAPLLAFKAAA; encoded by the coding sequence ATGTTCACTAAAATCCTGATCGCCAACCGCGGCGAAATCGCTTGCCGTGTCGCCGCTACCGCCCGCCGCATGGGCATCCAGACCGTCGCCGTGTATTCGGAGGCGGACGCCAACGCCAAGCACGTCGCCGTGTGCGACGAAGCGGTGCTGATCGGCCCCGCGCCGGCCAAGGAAAGCTATCTGTGCGGCGACAAGATCATCGCCGTGGCGCTGGCGACAGGGGCGCAGGCGATCCACCCCGGCTACGGCTTTTTGTCCGAAAACGCCGACTTCGCCGACGCCTGCCACGCGGCGGGCCTGGTCTTCATCGGCCCGCCGGCGTCCGCCATGCGCGCCATGGGCTCGAAGTCGGCCGCCAAGTCGCTGATGGAGAAAGCCAACGTGCCGCTGGTGCCCGGCTACCACGGCGAGGAACAGGATGCGGACTTCCTGCACGGCCAGGCCGACAAGATCGGCTACCCCGTGCTGCTGAAGGCGTCCGCCGGCGGCGGCGGCAAGGGCATGCGCGTCATCGAGAACAGCGCCGACTTCAAGGCCGCGCTGGCTTCGTGCAAGCGCGAAGCGATCAGCTCTTTCGGCGACGACAAGGTGCTGGCCGAAAAATACCTGTCGCGTCCGCGGCATATCGAAATCCAGGTGTTCGCCGACATGCTGGGCAACTGCATCTACCTGTTCGAGCGCGACTGCTCGGTGCAGCGCCGTCATCAAAAAGTGCTGGAAGAAGCGCCAGCGCCGGGCATGCCGGCGGAGCGCCGCGCCGCCATGGGCGAAGCGGCTGTCGCCGCCGCCAAGGCCGTCGGTTACGTGGGCGCGGGCACGGTGGAATTCATCGCCAACCAGGATGGCTCGTTCTACTTCATGGAGATGAACACGCGCCTGCAGGTGGAGCATCCCGTAACGGAAATGATCACCGGCACCGACCTGGTGGAATGGCAGCTGCGCGTCGCCTTTGGCGAACCGCTGCCGAAAAAACAGAGCGAATTGACGATCCACGGCCACGCCATCGAGGCGCGCATCTATGCGGAAAATCCGGAGAAGGGCTTTTTGCCATCGATCGGCACCCTGCGCCACATGCAGTCGCCATCGGCCGTCACGTTCGAGCTGGGTGGCACGCTGGTACCGGCGTCCGTGCGCATCGATTCGGGCGTGCGCGAAGGCGACGCCATCTCTCCGTTCTACGACCCGATGATCGCCAAGCTGATCGTCTGGGGCGCGGACCGCCGCGAAGCGCTGGCGCGCATGGCGCAGGCGCTGTCGGAATACCAGATCGTGGGACTGGCCAGCAATATCGCCTTTTTGAAACGCCTGGTCGAAGGCCAGGCATTCAGCTCTGCCGATCTTGATACGGGCCTCATCGAGCGCAATCAGGCGTCGCTGTTCCCCGCCCTGCAAGCAGCGCCCGATACGGCCCTGGCGCTGGCGTCCGTCGCCCTGCTGACGCAAGAAAAAGCCGCGTCCGAAGCGCAGTCGAGCAACCCCGCCGACCCGTGGGGCAATGCCCTGGGCTGGCGCTTGAACAGCACCCTGGGACGCAGCCTGGCGTTTGCCGATGAATTCGCGCTGGCTGGCGACAGCAAGGCCTATGCCGCGCGCATCGCCTACAAGACGGATGGCTGGCTGTTCAACGGCCAGCCCCTGACCCTGACGGCGCACCGGGGCAACGAGCTGCACATCAAGCTCGGTGAGCGTGCCGTGCATGGCACGGTGCTGCGCGATGGCGAGCAGTTCCACGTATTTACCAGCGGCTTGCACTACACACTGCACTACAGCGACCCGATGGCGCATGCGGGCGAAGTGGAAGCGGAAGGCGGGCGCCTGACGGCACCGATGCCGGGCAAGGTCGTCGCCGTGCTGGTCAACAAGGGCCAGGACGTCAAAAAGGGCGAGCCTTTGGTCATCATGGAAGCGATGAAGATGGAGCACACGATCGCCGCGCCGCACGACGGCCTGGTGGAAGACGTGCTGTACGCCGTCGGCGACCAGGTGGCGGATGGCGCGCCGCTGCTGGCCTTCAAGGCTGCCGCATAG
- the bioB gene encoding biotin synthase BioB: MSHVQEAAKTVELHRPAARITVPEAATWPVADVLALFDLPFNDLMFKAQQTHRINFPDGDVELATLLSIKTGGCEEDCGYCPQAARYDTGVEAKKILDIDTVLDAARQAKANGATRFCMGAAWRSPKERDMEKVEEMVTKVKALGLETCATLGMLEEGQADRLKNAGLDFYNHNLDTAPEFYDNVISTREYQDRLDTLGRVREAGLKVCCGGIVGMGETRLQRAGLIAQLANLNPYPESVPVNHLVQVEGTPLFGLEALDPFEFVRTIAVARITMPKARVRLSAGRRQMGEAVQAMCFLAGANSIFYGDKLLTTDNPEAEDDRVLLGKLGLQTRGAMLDSVQKEKCGC, encoded by the coding sequence ATGTCTCACGTCCAAGAAGCAGCAAAAACCGTCGAACTGCACCGCCCTGCGGCGCGCATCACCGTGCCGGAAGCGGCCACCTGGCCCGTCGCCGATGTACTGGCCCTGTTCGACCTGCCATTCAATGACCTGATGTTCAAGGCCCAGCAAACCCACCGCATCAACTTCCCCGATGGCGACGTGGAACTGGCGACCCTGTTGTCGATCAAGACGGGCGGCTGCGAGGAAGATTGCGGCTACTGCCCGCAGGCGGCCCGCTATGACACGGGCGTGGAAGCGAAAAAAATCCTCGACATCGACACGGTGCTCGACGCCGCCCGCCAGGCGAAAGCCAACGGCGCCACGCGCTTCTGCATGGGCGCCGCCTGGCGCAGCCCGAAAGAGCGCGACATGGAAAAAGTCGAAGAGATGGTGACCAAGGTGAAGGCGCTGGGCCTGGAAACGTGCGCTACTTTGGGCATGCTGGAAGAGGGACAGGCGGACCGCCTGAAAAACGCTGGCCTGGACTTCTACAACCATAACCTCGATACGGCGCCCGAGTTCTACGACAACGTCATCTCCACGCGCGAATACCAGGACCGCCTGGACACTTTGGGCCGCGTGCGCGAAGCGGGCTTGAAAGTGTGCTGCGGCGGCATCGTCGGCATGGGCGAGACGCGCTTGCAGCGCGCGGGCCTGATCGCCCAGCTGGCGAACCTGAACCCGTATCCGGAATCGGTGCCCGTCAACCACCTGGTGCAAGTGGAAGGCACGCCTTTGTTTGGCCTGGAAGCGCTCGATCCGTTCGAATTCGTGCGCACGATCGCCGTGGCCCGCATCACCATGCCGAAGGCGCGCGTGCGTTTGTCGGCGGGCCGCCGCCAGATGGGCGAAGCCGTGCAAGCGATGTGCTTCCTGGCTGGCGCCAATTCCATCTTCTACGGCGACAAGCTGCTCACCACCGACAACCCGGAAGCGGAAGACGACCGCGTCTTGCTGGGCAAACTGGGCCTGCAGACGCGCGGCGCCATGCTCGACTCGGTGCAGAAAGAGAAGTGTGGCTGCTGA
- a CDS encoding carboxyl transferase domain-containing protein — MPHIESKLNPRSEDFKANAAAMQAIVDDLRDKVEKIAAGGGEAAAAKHLARGKLLPRDRVQMLLDPGTPFLEFSQMAAYAMYQDAKGVDAAPSAGIITGIGRVSGQECVIVCNDATVKGGTYYPMTVKKHLRAQEIADQNNLPCIYLVDSGGANLPNQDDVFPDRDHFGRIFYNQANLSAKGIPQIAVVMGSCTAGGAYVPAMSDESIIVKEQGTIFLGGPPLVKAATGEVVTAEDLGGGDVHTRLSGVVDHLAQNDLHALSLARTIVSNLNRKKPQQMALRESVEPTYPTQELYGVIPVDTRKPFDVREVIARIVDGSDFDEFKARYGTTLICGFAHIYGVKVGIIANNGILFSESALKGTHFIELCCQRKIPLVFLQNITGFMVGRKYENEGIARNGAKMVTAVATAAVPKFTVIIGGSFGAGNYGMCGRAFSPRFMWMWPNARISVMGGDQAASVLATVKRDGIEGKGGAWSADEEAAFKQPIKDQYEHQGHPYYATARLWDDGVIDPADTRMVLGLGLSAALNAEIPDTKFGVFRM; from the coding sequence ATGCCGCACATCGAAAGCAAACTCAATCCGCGCAGTGAAGATTTCAAGGCCAATGCCGCGGCCATGCAAGCCATCGTCGACGATTTGCGCGACAAGGTGGAAAAGATCGCGGCCGGCGGCGGCGAGGCGGCGGCGGCCAAGCACCTGGCGCGCGGCAAACTGCTGCCGCGCGACAGAGTGCAGATGCTGCTCGATCCCGGCACGCCTTTCCTCGAGTTTTCCCAGATGGCGGCTTACGCCATGTACCAGGACGCCAAGGGCGTCGATGCGGCCCCTAGCGCCGGCATCATCACCGGCATCGGCAGGGTCTCCGGCCAGGAATGCGTCATCGTCTGCAACGACGCCACCGTCAAGGGCGGCACCTACTACCCGATGACGGTGAAAAAACATTTGCGCGCCCAGGAAATCGCCGACCAGAACAACCTGCCCTGCATCTACCTGGTCGACTCGGGCGGCGCCAACCTGCCGAACCAGGACGACGTCTTCCCCGACCGCGACCATTTCGGCCGCATTTTTTATAACCAGGCGAATCTGTCGGCCAAGGGCATTCCGCAGATCGCCGTCGTGATGGGTTCTTGCACGGCCGGTGGCGCCTACGTGCCGGCCATGAGCGACGAGTCGATCATCGTCAAGGAGCAGGGCACTATTTTCCTCGGCGGCCCGCCGCTGGTGAAGGCGGCCACCGGCGAAGTGGTGACGGCGGAAGACCTCGGCGGCGGCGACGTGCACACGCGTTTGTCCGGCGTGGTCGACCACCTGGCGCAGAACGATTTGCATGCGCTGTCGCTGGCGCGCACCATCGTCTCGAATCTGAACCGTAAAAAACCGCAGCAGATGGCGCTGCGCGAGTCCGTGGAACCGACATACCCGACGCAGGAACTGTATGGCGTGATCCCCGTCGATACGCGCAAGCCGTTCGATGTGCGTGAAGTGATCGCGCGCATCGTCGACGGCAGCGATTTCGACGAATTCAAGGCCCGCTACGGCACCACCCTGATCTGCGGTTTCGCGCACATCTATGGCGTCAAAGTGGGCATCATCGCCAATAACGGCATCCTGTTTTCCGAATCGGCCTTGAAAGGCACGCATTTCATCGAATTGTGCTGCCAGCGCAAGATCCCGCTGGTCTTCCTGCAAAACATCACGGGCTTCATGGTGGGCCGCAAGTACGAAAACGAAGGCATCGCCCGCAATGGCGCCAAGATGGTGACGGCCGTGGCCACGGCCGCCGTGCCGAAATTCACGGTCATCATCGGCGGCAGCTTCGGCGCCGGCAACTACGGCATGTGCGGCCGCGCGTTCTCTCCCCGTTTCATGTGGATGTGGCCAAATGCGCGCATTTCCGTCATGGGCGGCGACCAGGCCGCTTCCGTGCTCGCCACCGTCAAGCGCGACGGCATCGAGGGCAAGGGCGGCGCATGGAGCGCGGACGAGGAAGCGGCCTTCAAGCAGCCGATCAAGGATCAATACGAACACCAGGGCCACCCGTACTACGCCACCGCGCGCCTGTGGGACGATGGCGTGATCGACCCGGCCGACACGCGCATGGTGCTCGGCCTGGGCCTGTCGGCCGCCTTGAACGCGGAAATCCCGGACACGAAGTTCGGCGTATTCCGCATGTAA
- a CDS encoding YchJ family protein, whose translation MPTPSTSAACPCGGASYASCCGPYLAGDALPPTAASLMRSRYTAFTLRDEPYLRATWHASTRPADALFADEEKVHWLGLEVKSALRLRQRKAESDYQAEEIHRDTVEFVARYKVNGRAHRLHEVSRFVREAGEGGGALRWFYLDGSFPE comes from the coding sequence ATGCCCACACCTTCGACATCTGCCGCCTGCCCTTGCGGCGGCGCCTCCTACGCCAGCTGCTGCGGCCCGTATCTCGCGGGCGACGCCTTGCCGCCCACGGCTGCATCCCTGATGCGTTCGCGCTACACGGCGTTTACCTTGCGCGATGAACCCTACCTGCGCGCCACCTGGCACGCCAGCACCCGTCCCGCCGACGCCTTGTTTGCCGACGAAGAAAAAGTCCACTGGCTGGGACTTGAGGTAAAATCTGCTTTACGTTTACGTCAACGTAAAGCAGAATCAGACTATCAAGCCGAAGAGATACACCGCGATACCGTGGAATTCGTGGCCCGCTACAAGGTCAACGGCCGCGCGCACCGCCTGCATGAGGTGAGCCGCTTCGTGCGCGAGGCGGGCGAGGGCGGTGGTGCCCTGCGCTGGTTTTATCTCGACGGCAGTTTTCCCGAATAA
- a CDS encoding enoyl-CoA hydratase/isomerase family protein: MEFETLKLVIEGNVATVTLNRPDVRNAFNETTIAELARAFEGLGRSDMVRAIVLAANGAAFCAGADLNWMKKMAGYTHAENQADALQLAQMLRTIYLCPKPVVAKIQGDCYAGGMGLVAACDIILVAEDVHFCLSEVRLGLIPATISPYVIKAMGENAARRYFLTAERFSAQEALRIGFAHEVVAGDALDAKTAEVLKALTGNSPHAVAQAKTLVREIVGQPVDDALLADTAERIAQIRASEQGREGVQSFLDKRKPGWLMG, encoded by the coding sequence ATGGAATTTGAAACCTTAAAGCTGGTCATCGAGGGCAATGTCGCCACCGTGACCCTGAACCGCCCGGACGTGCGCAACGCCTTCAACGAGACGACGATCGCCGAACTGGCGCGCGCCTTCGAGGGCCTGGGGCGCAGCGACATGGTGCGCGCCATTGTGCTGGCGGCGAATGGCGCCGCCTTTTGCGCCGGCGCGGACCTGAACTGGATGAAGAAGATGGCAGGCTACACGCATGCCGAAAACCAGGCCGACGCGCTGCAGCTGGCGCAGATGCTGCGCACGATTTACCTGTGTCCGAAACCCGTGGTGGCGAAGATCCAGGGCGACTGTTATGCGGGCGGCATGGGCCTCGTCGCCGCATGCGATATCATTCTGGTTGCGGAAGACGTGCATTTCTGCCTGAGCGAAGTGCGGCTGGGACTGATCCCGGCCACTATTTCACCGTATGTCATCAAGGCCATGGGCGAAAACGCGGCACGCCGCTATTTCCTGACCGCGGAGCGATTCTCCGCTCAGGAAGCGTTGCGCATCGGCTTTGCCCACGAGGTAGTCGCTGGCGACGCGCTGGACGCGAAAACGGCCGAGGTGCTCAAGGCGCTGACGGGCAACAGCCCTCACGCCGTGGCGCAAGCGAAAACGCTGGTGCGCGAAATCGTTGGCCAGCCGGTCGATGACGCGCTGCTGGCGGACACCGCCGAGCGCATCGCGCAGATCCGCGCCTCGGAGCAGGGCCGCGAAGGCGTGCAATCGTTCCTCGACAAGCGCAAGCCGGGTTGGCTCATGGGCTAG
- the bioD gene encoding dethiobiotin synthase has translation MSLDDPIVAEVLADLAPAVQPAPAIAGLPSRFACFVTGTDTEIGKTLTSSALLHALVARGVRACGMKPVAAGAEMRDGELHNEDADSLIAAGNVTMLRSLTTPYMLKEAAAPHIAAALEGVSIESVPILAAYLEIAAASDAVVVEGVGGFRVPLSPGFDSADLAQQLDLPVILVVGMRLGCISQALLTLEAIEARGLTVIGWVANTLEVEMRFLDENIDALIERIPAPLLGKVPRLAQPSAQAAAAYLDFTGLPNWPAQHPNT, from the coding sequence ATGAGCCTTGATGACCCCATCGTGGCCGAAGTGCTGGCGGACCTGGCGCCGGCCGTGCAGCCGGCTCCGGCCATTGCCGGCCTGCCCTCGCGCTTTGCCTGTTTCGTCACCGGTACCGACACGGAAATCGGCAAGACCCTGACCTCGTCGGCCCTGCTGCACGCGCTGGTCGCGCGCGGCGTGCGCGCCTGCGGCATGAAGCCGGTCGCCGCCGGCGCCGAGATGCGCGACGGCGAACTGCATAATGAAGACGCCGACAGCCTGATCGCCGCCGGCAACGTCACCATGCTGCGCAGCCTGACGACGCCCTACATGCTGAAGGAAGCGGCCGCGCCGCACATCGCCGCCGCGCTCGAAGGCGTGAGCATCGAATCGGTGCCGATTCTGGCCGCCTACCTGGAAATCGCCGCCGCCTCGGACGCCGTGGTGGTCGAAGGCGTGGGCGGTTTCCGCGTGCCTCTGTCGCCCGGCTTCGATTCGGCCGACCTGGCGCAGCAACTCGATCTGCCCGTGATCCTGGTGGTCGGCATGCGTTTGGGCTGCATCAGCCAGGCCTTGCTGACGCTGGAAGCCATCGAAGCGCGCGGCCTGACGGTTATCGGCTGGGTGGCCAACACCCTGGAAGTGGAAATGCGCTTCCTCGACGAAAATATCGATGCGCTGATCGAGCGCATCCCGGCGCCGCTGCTGGGCAAGGTGCCGCGCCTGGCGCAGCCGAGCGCGCAAGCGGCGGCGGCGTATCTCGATTTCACCGGCTTGCCCAACTGGCCGGCGCAGCATCCCAACACTTAA
- the bioF gene encoding 8-amino-7-oxononanoate synthase, with translation MELIARLQQQLQGLEERSLMRRRRTVDTPCAPRLTVDGRAMLAFCSNDYLGLASHPRIVAALKEGADLYGAGSGASHLISGHSRAHAQLEERLAAFVGANLEQARALYFCTGYMANLAVLTALAAGDADTEIFSEALNHASLIDGTRLARVKTRVYPHADLDALTALLAASKAKTKIVVTDSIFSMDGDLAPLPALLALCEQYGAWLVVDDAHGFGALGANGRGALEHFDLHSPHLVYVGTLGKSAGVGGAFVCAHETVIETLIQKARPYIFTTAAAPALAHALLVSLDIIAGDEGKHRRMHLAALVAQWNEGLQLQRWQALPSLSAIQPVIIGDNADMLDIAAQLYQQGLWVGAIRPPTVPAGSARLRVTLSAGHTAQEVAQLINAVNTLERTRHEP, from the coding sequence ATGGAACTGATCGCGCGATTGCAACAGCAGCTGCAAGGACTGGAAGAGCGCAGCCTGATGCGCCGCCGCCGCACCGTCGACACGCCGTGCGCGCCGCGCCTGACGGTGGACGGGCGCGCCATGCTGGCCTTTTGCAGCAATGACTACCTGGGCCTGGCGTCGCATCCACGCATCGTCGCCGCGCTGAAAGAGGGCGCCGACCTGTATGGCGCCGGCAGCGGCGCTTCGCACCTGATCAGCGGCCACAGCCGCGCCCACGCGCAGCTGGAAGAACGCCTGGCCGCTTTCGTCGGCGCCAACCTGGAACAGGCGCGCGCCCTGTATTTCTGCACCGGCTACATGGCTAATTTAGCCGTGCTGACGGCCCTGGCGGCGGGCGACGCGGACACCGAGATCTTCTCGGAAGCGCTGAACCACGCCTCGCTGATCGACGGCACGCGCCTGGCCCGCGTGAAAACGCGCGTGTATCCGCATGCGGACCTCGATGCCCTGACGGCCCTGCTGGCGGCCAGCAAAGCCAAAACCAAGATCGTCGTCACCGACAGCATCTTCAGCATGGATGGCGACCTGGCGCCGCTGCCCGCGCTGCTGGCCCTGTGCGAGCAGTACGGCGCCTGGCTGGTGGTCGACGACGCGCACGGCTTCGGCGCGCTGGGAGCCAACGGCCGCGGCGCGCTGGAACACTTCGACCTGCATTCGCCGCACCTGGTCTACGTGGGCACCCTGGGCAAATCGGCCGGCGTGGGTGGCGCCTTTGTTTGCGCGCATGAAACCGTGATCGAAACGCTGATCCAGAAGGCGCGCCCCTACATCTTCACCACGGCGGCCGCGCCCGCGCTGGCGCATGCGCTGCTGGTCAGCCTGGACATCATCGCCGGTGATGAAGGAAAACACCGTCGGATGCACCTGGCGGCGCTGGTGGCGCAATGGAACGAGGGCTTGCAGCTGCAGCGCTGGCAAGCCTTGCCATCATTGAGCGCCATCCAGCCCGTCATCATCGGCGACAACGCGGACATGCTGGACATAGCCGCCCAGCTGTACCAGCAGGGCCTGTGGGTCGGCGCCATCCGCCCGCCCACCGTGCCAGCGGGGTCGGCGCGCCTGCGCGTAACCCTGTCGGCCGGCCACACGGCGCAGGAAGTGGCGCAATTGATCAACGCAGTCAACACCCTGGAAAGGACTCGCCATGAGCCTTGA
- a CDS encoding glyoxylate/hydroxypyruvate reductase A, which yields MRILLQRADGKEAAWIADFKDLLPEAEIVFWREGETFAPCDYAVVWQPPAAMLPALRDVKAIFNTGAGVDALLKFGDALPAHVPLVRLDDAGMGVQMAEYVSHAVLRHFRRFDDYEAQGRAGIWQPLPAFDKMDFPVGVLGMGVLGTRVLEALAQFEFPLRGWSRSRKQLDGVQCFAGEEGLEAFMRGTRVLVCMLPLTPDTHNLLDRARLSMLLPGAYVINVARGAHLAEPDLLTLIRSGHIAGATLDVFRNEPLPQQHPFWQEPRITITPHISAATLRRESVAQIAAKMRRLHAGDSVAGIVNRLQGY from the coding sequence ATGCGCATCCTTTTACAACGCGCGGATGGCAAGGAAGCGGCGTGGATCGCCGATTTCAAGGACTTGCTGCCCGAAGCCGAAATTGTCTTCTGGCGCGAAGGCGAGACGTTCGCGCCATGCGACTATGCCGTCGTGTGGCAGCCGCCCGCCGCCATGCTGCCCGCATTGCGCGACGTCAAAGCCATCTTCAACACGGGCGCCGGCGTCGACGCGCTGTTGAAATTCGGCGACGCGCTGCCCGCCCATGTGCCGCTGGTGCGCCTCGATGATGCGGGCATGGGCGTGCAGATGGCCGAATACGTGAGCCACGCCGTGCTGCGCCACTTCCGCCGCTTCGACGATTACGAGGCACAGGGCCGCGCCGGCATCTGGCAGCCGCTGCCCGCCTTCGACAAGATGGATTTCCCCGTCGGCGTGCTGGGCATGGGCGTGCTGGGCACGCGCGTGCTCGAAGCGCTGGCGCAGTTCGAGTTTCCTCTGCGGGGATGGAGCCGCAGCCGCAAGCAGCTCGATGGCGTGCAATGCTTCGCGGGCGAGGAGGGGCTGGAAGCATTCATGCGCGGCACGCGCGTGCTGGTGTGCATGCTGCCGCTCACGCCGGACACGCACAACCTGCTCGACCGCGCACGCCTGTCGATGCTGCTGCCGGGCGCCTACGTCATCAACGTGGCGCGCGGCGCGCATCTGGCCGAACCGGACTTATTGACGTTGATCCGCTCCGGGCATATCGCCGGGGCGACACTCGACGTGTTCCGCAACGAGCCGCTGCCGCAGCAGCACCCGTTCTGGCAAGAACCGCGTATCACCATCACGCCGCATATTTCGGCCGCCACCCTGCGCCGCGAAAGCGTGGCGCAGATCGCCGCCAAGATGCGCCGCCTGCACGCCGGAGACTCCGTCGCCGGTATCGTCAACCGTTTGCAAGGATATTGA